The Salmo salar chromosome ssa06, Ssal_v3.1, whole genome shotgun sequence genome window below encodes:
- the LOC106589984 gene encoding uncharacterized protein, which yields MGLHQFLIQKKMGSHQFRWCSVALLCVSTGMLIRTVGCPLVEKLTEGEISPEPKGPMQARSSGPEVNGNDRMSPELKGLSPAQSSGPEVDGNDRRSPEPKEPTQACSSGPEVDGNDRWSPEPKGPTQACSSGPEVDGNDRRSPEPKEPTQACSSGPEVDGNDRRSPEQEGPMQTCSNGLEVDGHCRRTALLGPHQHEDNLFLSGAEIVANLTSKEKDCWVCGMGPVKVGAGLPLMGVPIGVNFTIALAGKIPFNTMTNNVKVYNQPNVSYYLRPGNVTIPPISVAGVMTAPWCIRGYGDHHLGELKCNCTMNLNGSNACNLTVIQENGQADKEPFKMWVDKHSTTLRGAPNGTYWLCGKMAYYSLPLNWGGTCTVGFVVTAMRTVPNNERDLMALFRDYKLPGMRRDKRSLADVTHAQAPASRFFGVFFSAYGVVCALDQMHDISRHREKIGNASRNALKQLNGELKELLKLALQNREALDYLLAGQGCTCVIIGDECCIFVLPDHSSNVTGLAENIATAAKTNSPKPEWMLATWLESLFRSWGCSGGWAAACRVFCLVCLIIINYILLFL from the coding sequence ATGGGGCTTCACCAGTTCCTGATCCAGAAGAAGATGGGGTCTCACCAGTTCCGGTGGTGCAGTGTTGCCCTCCTCTGCGTTAGCACAGGAATGCTAATAAGAACAGTAGGTTGTCCTCTTGTGGAAAAACTGACAGAGGGTGAGATAAGTCCCGAGCCAAAGGGGCCAATGCAGGCCCGGAGTAGTGGCCCAGAAGTAAATGGTAATGACAGAATGAGTCCTGAGTTAAAGGGGCTATCACCGGCCCAGAGTAGTGGCCCAGAAGTAGATGGTAATGACAGAAGGAGTCCTGAGCCAAAGGAACCAACGCAGGCCTGTAGTAGTGGCCCAGAAGTAGATGGTAATGACAGATGGAGTCCTGAGCCAAAGGGACCAACGCAGGCCTGTAGTAGTGGCCCAGAAGTAGATGGTAATGACAGAAGGAGTCCTGAGCCAAAGGAACCAACGCAGGCCTGTAGTAGTGGCCCAGAAGTAGATGGTAATGACAGAAGGAGTCCTGAGCAAGAGGGACCAATGCAGACCTGTAGTAATGGCCTAGAAGTAGATGGTCATTGTAGAAGGACAGCCCTGCTGGGACCTCACCAACATGAGgacaatttgttcttatctggAGCAGAAATTGTTGCCAACCTGACTTCCAAAGAAAAGGACTGTTGGGTGTGTGGGATGGGTCCGGTTAAGGTAGGGGCAGGCTTGCCACTTATGGGAGTCCCAATAGGGGTAAACTTTACTATAGCATTGGCAGGAAAAATACCTTTTAATACTATGACCAACAATGTTAAGGTATATAATCAACCCAATGTATCCTATTACCTGAGACCTGGTAATGTCACAATCCCACCCATTTCAGTGGCTGGGGTGATGACTGCCCCTTGGTGTATTAGAGGATATGGAGACCACCATTTGGGtgaattgaaatgtaattgtaCTATGAATCTTAATGGATCAAATGCTTGCAATTTAACAGTAATACAGGAGAATGGTCAGGCAGATAAGGAACCATTTAAAATGTGGGTTGACAAACATAGTACAACTCTGAGAGgagccccaaatggcacctattggCTGTGTGGTAAGATGGCTTACTATAGCCTGCCCTTGAACTGGGGAGGTACTTGTACTGTTGGGTTTGTGGTGACAGCTATGAGAACCGTTCCAAATAATGAGAGGGATCTGATGGCTCTGTTTAGAGACTACAAACTTCCTGGAATGAGGAGAGATAAGAGGTCTCTAGCTGACGTCACTCACGCTCAGGCACCTGCCTCCAGGTTCTTTGGTGTGTTTTTCTCTGCGTATGGAGTTGTATGTGCCCTAGACCAAATGCATGACAtctctagacacagagagaaaatTGGCAATGCTAGTAGAAATGCCCTGAAACAATTGAATGGGGAACTAAAAGAATTGCTTAAGTTAGCTCTACAAAACAGAGAGGCTCTTGACTATCTTCTGGCAGGTCAAGGGTGCACTTGTGTAATCATTGGCGATGAATGTTGCATTTTTGTTCTCCCAGATCACTCTTCTAATGTGACTGGTCTTGCAGAAAACATTGCCACTGCTGCTAAGACAAATTCCCCAAAGCCAGAGTGGATGCTTGCAACTTGGTTGGAATCCCTGTTTAGAAGTTGGGGTTGCAGCGGTGGCTGGGCTGCAGCGTGCAGAGTTTTTTGCTTAGTTTGCCTGATTATTATtaactatatattattatttttataa